A single region of the Stenotrophomonas sp. Marseille-Q4652 genome encodes:
- the ptsP gene encoding phosphoenolpyruvate--protein phosphotransferase → MSARLSGHGAARGTAMGRARVRVTHALEVAEQRIPASRVNEELDRLHKAVDAARAEMRDLRHRLRGALPAEVGEFLDLHALLLDDPELLLALDELVRSGRYSASYALRLQRDRLAAVFQGMEDPYLKARLDDLDHVISRLHAFLQQRPPEVKGLAGEILVCENIAPSELAQLQAHGVVGIVTTAGSTLSHSAILARSLHLPLVVGVTNALQRINNGDVLIVDGGSGQVIVDPAAEDLRNYRQRLRELAREQRDLGRLRSKPTRTRDGVDITLLANAESHEDVSQAHAMGAHGLGLYRTEFLFLQRNELPSEEEQFQIYRDTALGMSGRPVTIRTLDLGADKADHTGLTLGSEENPALGLRGVRLSLAHPRVADAQLRAILRASGYGPVRVLVPMVTMREELVAVRRRMARLAAALRAEGHEIAERVPLGAMIEVPAAAIALEDFIDVVDFLSIGTNDLVQYLLAADRNNDAVAELYSPLHPAVLRLLSQVIATAQAHDKPVAVCGEIAGDPQLTRLLLALGLTEFSLHPATLLEVRRTIRDSDLGQLASRRRKLLQARDRRGIERWIAGLQAP, encoded by the coding sequence ATGTCCGCGCGCCTGTCAGGCCACGGCGCTGCCCGGGGCACCGCGATGGGGCGGGCGCGGGTCCGCGTCACCCATGCGCTGGAAGTCGCCGAACAGCGCATCCCGGCTTCCCGGGTCAACGAAGAACTGGACCGCCTGCACAAGGCCGTCGATGCCGCCCGGGCGGAGATGCGTGACCTGCGGCACCGCCTGCGCGGAGCGCTTCCGGCCGAGGTCGGCGAATTCCTCGACCTGCATGCGCTGCTGCTGGACGACCCGGAACTGCTGCTCGCGCTGGACGAGCTGGTCCGCAGCGGTCGCTACAGCGCCAGCTATGCCCTTCGCCTGCAGCGCGACCGGCTGGCCGCGGTGTTCCAGGGCATGGAAGACCCCTACCTGAAGGCGCGCCTGGATGACCTGGACCATGTCATCAGCCGGCTCCACGCTTTCCTGCAGCAGCGCCCGCCCGAGGTGAAGGGCCTGGCCGGCGAGATCCTGGTCTGCGAAAACATCGCCCCGTCCGAGCTGGCGCAACTGCAGGCCCACGGCGTGGTCGGCATCGTCACCACCGCCGGCAGCACGCTTTCGCACAGCGCCATCCTGGCGCGCAGCCTCCACCTGCCGCTGGTCGTCGGCGTGACCAACGCGCTGCAGAGGATCAACAACGGCGACGTGCTGATCGTCGATGGCGGCAGCGGCCAGGTCATCGTGGATCCCGCAGCCGAGGACCTGCGCAACTACCGCCAGCGGCTGCGCGAACTGGCCCGCGAGCAGCGCGACCTGGGCCGGCTGCGCAGCAAGCCGACCCGCACCCGCGACGGCGTGGACATCACCCTGCTGGCCAATGCCGAATCGCACGAGGATGTGTCCCAGGCCCACGCGATGGGCGCCCACGGGCTGGGCCTGTACCGCACCGAGTTCCTGTTCCTGCAGCGCAACGAGCTGCCCAGCGAGGAGGAACAGTTCCAGATCTACCGCGACACCGCGCTGGGCATGAGTGGACGCCCGGTCACCATCCGCACCCTGGACCTGGGCGCGGACAAGGCCGACCACACCGGCCTGACCCTGGGCAGCGAGGAAAACCCCGCGCTCGGCCTGCGCGGCGTGCGCCTGTCGCTGGCCCACCCCAGGGTCGCCGATGCGCAGCTGCGCGCGATCCTGCGCGCGTCGGGCTATGGTCCGGTGCGGGTACTGGTGCCGATGGTCACCATGCGCGAGGAACTGGTGGCGGTGCGCCGGCGCATGGCCAGACTGGCGGCAGCGCTGCGCGCCGAGGGCCACGAGATTGCCGAGCGCGTACCGCTGGGCGCGATGATCGAGGTGCCTGCCGCGGCGATCGCGCTGGAGGACTTCATCGACGTGGTGGACTTCCTGTCCATCGGCACCAACGACCTGGTCCAGTATCTGCTGGCTGCCGACCGCAACAACGACGCGGTGGCCGAACTGTATTCGCCGCTGCATCCGGCGGTGCTGCGCTTGCTGTCGCAGGTCATCGCCACCGCGCAGGCGCACGACAAGCCGGTGGCGGTATGCGGCGAGATCGCCGGCGACCCGCAGCTCACGCGGTTGCTGCTGGCACTGGGCCTCACCGAGTTCAGCCTGCATCCGGCCACCCTGCTCGAGGTCCGACGCACCATCCGCGATTCCGACCTGGGGCAACTGGCCAGTCGCCGCCGCAAGCTGTTGCAGGCCCGCGACCGCCGCGGCATTGAACGCTGGATCGCGGGACTGCAGGCCCCCTGA
- the mgtE gene encoding magnesium transporter: protein MAEAIRHDKTARQLRLLSDALDSGRLGPVRRLVNTLAPAEIGNLLESLPPGKREVVWGLVDPEDDGEVLVHVGDEVRESLLADMDPDEIIAAVEDLDIDDLADLVEDLPDTVIDEVLKSMDRENRERLEQVLSYPEDTAGRLMNPDVVTVRADVNVDVVLRYLRLRGELPDHTDHLFVVSRRHQYLGRVSLAALVTHEDYTPINRLIDDEQPAIDVGESAEEVARRFSDHDWVSAPVVDDNNILLGRITIDDVVDIIRAQAEHQALGAAGLDEEEDLFSPIKRAVRGRVVWLGINLATAFLAASVISQFDATLEKIVALAVLMPIVAGIGGNAAVQVLTLMVRGLALGQVGASNSRILLWKEIRVALINGVLIGGIVGLIALVWFRSPLLSLVIALALVINFCSAALAGVLLPLFLKRMNVDPAVAGTVVVTAVTDVMGFFSFLGLATVILLH from the coding sequence ATGGCAGAGGCCATCCGCCACGACAAGACCGCACGCCAGCTACGCCTGCTGTCCGATGCGCTCGACAGTGGTCGGCTCGGTCCTGTCCGTCGCCTGGTCAACACCCTGGCTCCGGCGGAAATCGGCAACCTGCTCGAATCGCTGCCGCCGGGCAAGCGCGAGGTGGTGTGGGGACTGGTCGATCCGGAGGACGATGGCGAGGTGCTGGTCCACGTCGGCGACGAGGTCCGTGAAAGCCTGCTGGCCGACATGGATCCGGACGAGATCATCGCCGCGGTCGAGGACCTGGACATCGACGACCTCGCCGACCTGGTCGAGGACCTGCCGGACACCGTCATCGACGAAGTCCTCAAGTCGATGGACCGCGAAAACCGCGAGCGCCTGGAGCAGGTGCTGTCCTATCCGGAGGACACCGCCGGCCGCCTGATGAACCCGGACGTGGTCACCGTGCGTGCCGACGTCAACGTCGACGTGGTGCTGCGCTACCTGCGCCTGCGCGGCGAGCTGCCCGACCACACCGACCACCTGTTCGTGGTCAGCCGTCGCCACCAGTACCTGGGCCGGGTCTCGCTGGCCGCGCTGGTCACCCACGAGGACTACACCCCGATCAACCGCTTGATCGATGACGAGCAGCCGGCCATCGACGTGGGCGAGAGCGCCGAGGAAGTGGCGCGCCGCTTCTCCGACCATGACTGGGTGTCGGCGCCGGTGGTGGATGACAACAACATCCTGCTCGGCCGCATCACCATCGATGACGTGGTGGACATCATCCGGGCACAGGCCGAACACCAGGCCCTGGGCGCGGCCGGCCTGGACGAAGAGGAAGACCTGTTCTCGCCAATCAAGCGCGCCGTGCGCGGCCGCGTGGTGTGGCTGGGCATCAACCTGGCCACCGCCTTCCTGGCCGCCAGCGTGATCAGCCAGTTCGATGCCACGCTGGAGAAGATCGTGGCGCTGGCCGTGCTGATGCCCATCGTCGCCGGCATCGGCGGCAACGCCGCGGTGCAGGTGCTGACGCTGATGGTGCGCGGCCTTGCGCTGGGCCAGGTGGGCGCCAGCAACTCGCGCATCCTGCTGTGGAAGGAAATCCGGGTTGCGTTGATCAACGGCGTGCTGATCGGCGGCATCGTCGGCCTGATCGCCCTGGTCTGGTTCCGAAGTCCGCTGCTGTCGCTGGTGATCGCGCTGGCACTGGTGATCAACTTCTGCTCGGCCGCGCTGGCCGGCGTGCTCCTGCCATTGTTCCTGAAGCGGATGAATGTCGACCCGGCAGTGGCCGGCACCGTGGTGGTCACCGCGGTGACCGACGTGATGGGCTTCTTCAGCTTCCTCGGCCTGGCCACGGTCATCCTGCTGCACTGA
- a CDS encoding aspartate carbamoyltransferase catalytic subunit, with protein sequence MTVSQTDSDGRLRHLLTLEGLPRQTLLQLLDRAGQIRDAAVGRVGKRNVLAGTAVCTLFFEPSTRTRSSFQLAAQRLGADVLSFDASTSSTRKGETATDTMRNLEAMGVRGFVVRHPDDGAVAELAAAAGEGTALVNAGDGRSAHPTQGLLDMLTLRQAKGNDFSRLKVLIVGDVKHSRVARTDLHALRTLGVGEIRVCGPQSLLPDDETLKGCVVGQDFDAMLEGADALMMLRLQRERMEEGLVPSLEQYHAQFGLTRERLSRAAADAAVMHPGPINRGVEITDEVADCSQSWILRQVANGVAVRMAVLETLLA encoded by the coding sequence ATGACCGTTTCGCAAACCGATTCCGACGGCCGCCTTCGCCACCTGCTGACCCTGGAAGGGCTGCCGCGCCAGACCCTGCTGCAACTGCTCGATCGTGCCGGCCAGATCCGCGACGCCGCGGTGGGCCGCGTCGGCAAGCGCAACGTGCTGGCGGGTACCGCCGTGTGCACGCTGTTCTTCGAGCCGTCCACCCGCACCCGCAGCTCGTTCCAGCTGGCCGCGCAGCGCCTGGGCGCGGACGTGCTGAGTTTCGATGCGTCCACGTCCTCCACCCGCAAGGGCGAGACCGCCACCGACACCATGCGCAACCTGGAAGCGATGGGCGTGCGTGGCTTCGTCGTGCGCCATCCCGATGATGGCGCGGTGGCCGAGCTGGCCGCCGCCGCGGGCGAGGGCACTGCGCTGGTCAACGCTGGTGATGGCCGCAGCGCCCATCCCACCCAGGGCCTGCTGGACATGCTCACCCTGCGCCAGGCCAAGGGCAATGATTTCTCCAGGCTCAAGGTGCTGATCGTCGGCGACGTCAAGCACTCGCGCGTGGCGCGTACCGACCTGCACGCCCTGCGTACCCTGGGCGTGGGCGAGATCCGCGTCTGCGGTCCGCAGTCGCTGCTGCCCGATGACGAGACGCTCAAGGGCTGCGTGGTCGGCCAGGATTTCGATGCCATGCTCGAGGGCGCGGACGCGCTGATGATGCTGCGCCTGCAGCGTGAGCGCATGGAGGAGGGTCTGGTGCCGTCGCTGGAGCAGTACCACGCCCAGTTCGGCCTGACCCGCGAGCGCCTGTCGCGTGCCGCGGCCGACGCCGCAGTGATGCACCCCGGCCCGATCAACCGCGGCGTGGAGATCACCGATGAGGTGGCTGACTGCAGCCAGTCGTGGATCCTGCGCCAGGTCGCCAATGGCGTGGCCGTGCGCATGGCGGTGCTGGAGACGCTGCTGGCCTGA
- the ruvX gene encoding Holliday junction resolvase RuvX, producing MPDATLRRDATVLGFDVGSRRIGVAIGSAFGMNARAVAVVDVTATGPDWNALDKLHREWRPGGMVVGDPLTLEGDDQPNRKRAHAFARQLRQRYQLPVVLVDERSSSVEAARIFATERAEGRKRRRDAANLDAVAAAVIIERWLSAPDDATPVS from the coding sequence ATGCCTGATGCAACGCTGCGCCGTGATGCGACGGTGCTCGGTTTCGACGTGGGCTCCCGGCGCATCGGCGTAGCCATCGGCAGCGCGTTCGGCATGAACGCCCGCGCCGTGGCCGTGGTCGATGTCACTGCCACCGGCCCGGACTGGAACGCGCTGGACAAGCTGCACCGCGAATGGCGTCCGGGCGGTATGGTGGTGGGCGATCCGCTCACCCTTGAAGGCGACGACCAGCCCAACCGCAAGCGCGCGCACGCCTTTGCCCGCCAGCTCAGGCAGCGCTACCAGCTGCCGGTGGTGCTGGTGGACGAGCGCTCCAGCTCCGTCGAGGCCGCCCGCATCTTCGCCACCGAGCGCGCCGAAGGCCGCAAGCGCCGCCGCGACGCCGCCAACCTCGATGCCGTGGCCGCCGCGGTGATCATCGAGCGCTGGCTGTCGGCACCGGACGACGCCACCCCCGTTTCCTGA
- a CDS encoding YqgE/AlgH family protein, whose translation MSALSTPLANQLLVALPSLADPNFARSVALICQHDESGAMGVLVNQPSDYTLGEVLSQMDIHTDDAVLRGRPVLNGGPVHPERGFVIHDDPRPWDSSLVVGEGLYLTTSRDILEAMAHGNGPRNSMVALGCAGWTAGQLEQELADNSWLTVPSDPALLFQTPLEERWQSAAARIGVDLFRLTDYSGHA comes from the coding sequence ATGTCCGCGCTCAGCACACCACTTGCCAACCAGCTTCTGGTCGCCCTGCCATCGCTGGCCGATCCGAATTTCGCGCGCAGCGTGGCGCTGATCTGCCAGCACGATGAAAGCGGTGCCATGGGCGTGCTGGTCAACCAGCCCTCTGATTACACCCTGGGCGAAGTGCTGTCGCAGATGGACATCCATACCGACGATGCCGTGCTGCGTGGCCGCCCCGTGCTCAATGGCGGCCCGGTGCATCCTGAGCGTGGGTTCGTGATCCATGACGACCCGCGGCCCTGGGATTCGAGCCTGGTGGTGGGCGAGGGCCTGTACCTGACGACCTCGCGCGACATCCTCGAGGCGATGGCGCATGGCAACGGCCCACGCAATTCGATGGTCGCACTGGGCTGCGCCGGCTGGACCGCCGGCCAGCTGGAACAGGAGCTGGCCGACAACAGCTGGCTGACGGTGCCGTCCGACCCGGCGCTGCTGTTCCAGACCCCGCTGGAAGAACGCTGGCAGAGTGCTGCCGCACGCATCGGCGTGGACCTGTTCCGGCTGACGGACTACAGCGGCCATGCCTGA
- a CDS encoding DNA-3-methyladenine glycosylase I translates to MSSYCDIAPGHPLHGPYHDHEYGVPQRDEAGLFERLVLEINQAGLSWKTILRKRAGFQRAYHGFDVDRVAAYGDDDVARLLADAGIIRNRLKVLAAIQNARVIQQLRDTHGGFAQWLDAHHPRNRAAWVKLFKQTFRFTGGEITGEFLMSLGYLPGAHRSDCPAYRRIATMAPPWMQAG, encoded by the coding sequence ATGAGCAGCTACTGCGACATCGCCCCGGGTCATCCCTTGCATGGCCCCTACCACGACCACGAATACGGCGTGCCGCAGCGTGACGAGGCCGGGCTGTTCGAGCGCCTGGTGCTGGAGATCAACCAGGCCGGGCTGAGCTGGAAGACCATCCTGCGCAAGCGTGCCGGTTTCCAGCGCGCCTATCACGGCTTCGACGTGGACCGCGTGGCGGCGTATGGCGACGATGACGTGGCGCGGCTGCTGGCCGATGCCGGGATCATCCGCAACCGGCTCAAGGTGCTGGCGGCCATCCAGAATGCGCGGGTCATCCAGCAGTTGCGCGACACCCACGGCGGCTTCGCGCAATGGCTCGATGCCCACCACCCTCGCAACCGGGCCGCCTGGGTGAAGCTGTTCAAGCAGACCTTCCGCTTCACCGGCGGCGAGATCACCGGTGAGTTCCTGATGAGCCTGGGCTACCTGCCGGGCGCGCATCGTTCCGACTGCCCAGCCTACCGACGCATCGCCACGATGGCGCCGCCGTGGATGCAGGCTGGCTGA
- a CDS encoding YitT family protein has protein sequence MPQPASPAIDIASSSPADPAALAAANDPVDGQREDDGHLVTAGPLTPPPDSAGTPADAKALRHSVADDVQGMVLATLVASLGLAVFAQGGLMIGGMAGVAFLTHYALGWNFGLVFVLVNLPFYWLAVRRMGWEFTLKTFAAVTACGLLTDLLPRWMEFARMSQLFAALVGGALSGLGILFFIRHRASLGGIGILAVHLQRSRGWSAGKVQMAFDTALMLVALSVMSPMQVLYSALGAMVLSLVLMFNHRPGRYMGV, from the coding sequence ATGCCGCAGCCCGCTTCCCCGGCAATCGATATCGCTTCTTCCTCTCCCGCCGATCCTGCCGCCCTGGCGGCCGCCAATGACCCGGTGGACGGGCAGCGCGAGGATGACGGCCATCTGGTCACGGCCGGCCCGCTGACCCCGCCGCCGGACAGCGCCGGTACCCCGGCCGACGCCAAGGCCCTGCGCCACAGCGTCGCTGACGACGTGCAGGGCATGGTGCTGGCTACGCTGGTCGCCTCGCTTGGCTTGGCAGTCTTCGCCCAGGGCGGGCTGATGATCGGCGGCATGGCCGGCGTCGCCTTCCTCACGCACTACGCGCTGGGCTGGAATTTCGGTCTGGTGTTCGTGCTGGTGAACCTGCCGTTCTACTGGCTGGCGGTGCGGCGGATGGGCTGGGAGTTCACCCTCAAGACCTTCGCCGCGGTCACGGCCTGTGGCCTGCTGACTGACCTGCTGCCGCGCTGGATGGAGTTTGCGCGCATGAGCCAGTTGTTCGCCGCCCTGGTCGGCGGCGCGCTGTCGGGGCTGGGCATCCTGTTCTTCATCCGCCACCGAGCCAGCCTGGGCGGCATCGGCATCCTGGCCGTGCACCTGCAGCGCAGTCGCGGCTGGAGTGCGGGCAAGGTGCAGATGGCGTTCGACACGGCGCTGATGCTGGTGGCGCTGTCGGTGATGTCGCCGATGCAGGTGCTGTATTCGGCACTGGGGGCGATGGTGCTGAGCCTGGTGCTGATGTTCAACCACCGTCCCGGCCGCTACATGGGTGTCTAA
- a CDS encoding PilT/PilU family type 4a pilus ATPase — MSTIDFTSFLKLMAHQKASDLFITSGMPPSMKVHGKITPITQTPLTPQQSRDMVLNVMTPSQREEFEKTHECNFAIGVAGVGRFRVSCFYQRNQVGMVLRRIETKIPTVEELNLPPIIKTLAMTKRGIIIFVGATGTGKSTSLAAMIGYRNQNSTGHIITIEDPIEFVHKHEGCIITQREVGIDTDSWDAALKNTLRQAPDVIMIGEVRTREGMDHAIAFAETGHLVLCTLHANNANQAMDRIINFFPEDRRSQLLMDLSLNLKGVVAQQLVPTPDGKGRKVAMEILLGTPLVQDYIRDGEIHKLKEVMKESVQLGMKTFDQSLFELYQAGEISYEDALRYADSQNEVRLRIKLSQGGDAKTLAQGLDGVEIAEVR; from the coding sequence ATGAGCACCATCGACTTCACCTCGTTCCTCAAGCTGATGGCGCACCAGAAGGCGTCGGACCTTTTCATCACCTCCGGCATGCCGCCTTCAATGAAGGTGCACGGCAAGATCACCCCGATCACGCAGACGCCGCTGACGCCGCAGCAGAGCCGCGACATGGTGCTCAACGTGATGACCCCCTCGCAGCGCGAGGAGTTCGAGAAGACCCACGAGTGCAACTTTGCCATTGGCGTGGCCGGCGTGGGCCGTTTCCGTGTCTCCTGCTTCTACCAGCGCAACCAGGTGGGCATGGTGCTGCGCCGGATCGAGACCAAGATCCCGACGGTGGAAGAGCTGAACCTGCCGCCGATCATCAAGACGCTGGCGATGACCAAGCGCGGCATCATCATCTTCGTCGGTGCCACCGGTACCGGTAAGTCGACCTCGCTGGCGGCGATGATCGGCTACCGCAACCAGAACTCGACCGGGCACATCATCACCATCGAGGACCCGATTGAATTCGTGCACAAGCACGAGGGCTGCATCATCACCCAGCGCGAGGTCGGCATCGACACCGACAGCTGGGATGCGGCCCTGAAGAACACCCTGCGCCAGGCGCCGGACGTGATCATGATCGGCGAGGTGCGTACCCGCGAAGGCATGGACCACGCGATCGCCTTTGCCGAAACCGGCCACCTGGTGCTGTGCACGCTGCACGCCAACAACGCCAACCAGGCGATGGACCGCATCATCAACTTCTTCCCGGAAGACCGCCGCAGCCAGCTGCTGATGGACCTGTCGCTGAACCTCAAGGGCGTGGTCGCCCAGCAGCTGGTGCCGACCCCGGACGGCAAGGGTCGCAAGGTGGCGATGGAGATCCTGCTGGGCACGCCGCTGGTGCAGGACTACATCCGCGACGGCGAGATCCACAAGCTCAAGGAAGTGATGAAGGAATCGGTCCAGCTGGGCATGAAGACCTTCGACCAGAGCCTGTTCGAGTTGTACCAGGCCGGCGAGATCAGTTACGAGGACGCGCTGCGTTACGCCGACTCCCAGAACGAGGTGCGCCTGCGTATCAAGCTCTCCCAGGGCGGCGATGCCAAGACCCTGGCCCAGGGCCTGGATGGCGTGGAGATCGCCGAAGTCCGCTGA
- a CDS encoding type IV pilus twitching motility protein PilT: MDIAELLAFSVKNKASDLHLSAGLPPMIRVDGDVRRINIPALDHKQVHALVYDIMSDKQRRDYEEFLEVDFSFEIPSLARFRVNAFNQNRGAGAVFRTIPSEVLTLEDLGCPPVFRQLIEQPQGLILVTGPTGSGKSTTLAAMIDHINKNEYGHILTVEDPIEFVHTSQKCLINQREVHRDTHGFNEALRSALREDPDIILVGELRDLETIRLALTAAETGHLVFGTLHTSSAAKTIDRIIDVFPAGEKPMVRSMLSESLRAVISQALLKRVGGGRIASHEIMVATPAIRNLIREDKVAQMYSAIQTGQSVGMQTLDQNLQDLVKRSLITRNQAKEYAKDKRLFE; this comes from the coding sequence ATGGATATCGCCGAACTGTTGGCGTTTTCAGTGAAGAACAAGGCGTCGGACCTGCACCTGTCCGCAGGGCTGCCGCCGATGATCCGCGTGGATGGCGACGTCCGCCGCATCAACATTCCGGCCCTGGACCACAAGCAGGTCCATGCGCTGGTGTACGACATCATGTCGGACAAGCAGCGCCGCGACTATGAGGAATTCCTCGAGGTCGACTTCTCGTTCGAGATCCCGTCGCTGGCCCGCTTCCGCGTCAACGCGTTCAACCAGAACCGTGGCGCCGGTGCGGTGTTTCGTACCATTCCCTCCGAAGTGCTGACCCTGGAAGACCTGGGCTGCCCGCCGGTGTTCCGCCAGCTGATCGAACAGCCACAGGGCCTGATCCTGGTGACCGGGCCGACCGGTTCGGGCAAGTCGACCACGCTGGCGGCGATGATCGACCACATCAATAAGAACGAATACGGCCACATCCTCACCGTCGAGGATCCGATCGAGTTCGTGCACACCTCGCAGAAGTGCCTGATCAACCAGCGCGAAGTGCACCGTGATACCCACGGCTTCAACGAAGCGCTGCGCTCGGCGCTGCGCGAGGACCCGGACATCATCCTGGTCGGCGAGTTGCGCGACCTGGAAACCATCCGCCTGGCGCTGACGGCCGCGGAAACCGGCCATCTGGTGTTCGGCACCCTGCACACCAGCTCGGCGGCCAAGACCATCGACCGCATCATCGACGTGTTCCCGGCCGGCGAGAAGCCGATGGTGCGCTCGATGCTGTCCGAGTCGCTGCGGGCGGTGATTTCGCAGGCGCTGCTCAAGCGCGTCGGCGGCGGCCGCATCGCCTCGCACGAGATCATGGTGGCCACGCCGGCCATCCGTAACCTGATCCGCGAGGACAAGGTCGCGCAGATGTATTCGGCCATCCAGACCGGCCAGTCGGTGGGTATGCAGACCCTCGACCAGAACCTGCAGGACCTGGTCAAGCGCAGCCTGATCACCCGCAACCAGGCCAAGGAATACGCCAAGGACAAGCGCCTGTTCGAATGA
- a CDS encoding YggS family pyridoxal phosphate-dependent enzyme, with product MPAVPLSTIVEEIHNASQAAQRPDARLLAVSKAQPAEAVAALAAQGQRAFGENYVQEAAVKIAALAGLQLEWHLIGHLQSNKAEQAAALFDWVQSVDRPKLVGALARHRPADRDPLNVLIQVNVDDEDSKHGCAPGDIDALADAIAAEPRLRLRGLMAIPAPFPDQTRRRAAFVRMRGLFEALRARYPGVDTLSMGMSGDFALAIAEGATMVRVGTALFGERQAS from the coding sequence TTGCCGGCCGTCCCGCTGTCTACCATCGTCGAAGAAATACACAACGCGAGCCAGGCCGCACAGCGGCCAGACGCCCGCCTGCTGGCGGTGTCCAAGGCCCAGCCGGCCGAGGCGGTGGCGGCGCTCGCGGCGCAGGGACAGCGTGCCTTCGGCGAGAACTACGTGCAGGAAGCGGCGGTCAAGATTGCCGCGCTGGCCGGCCTGCAGCTGGAGTGGCACCTGATCGGCCACCTGCAGTCCAACAAGGCCGAGCAGGCCGCGGCACTGTTCGACTGGGTGCAGAGCGTGGACCGGCCCAAGCTGGTCGGTGCACTGGCCCGCCATCGCCCGGCCGACCGGGATCCGCTGAACGTGCTGATCCAGGTCAACGTCGATGACGAGGACAGCAAGCATGGTTGCGCTCCCGGCGATATCGATGCACTGGCCGATGCGATCGCCGCCGAGCCGCGGCTGCGGCTGCGCGGGCTGATGGCGATCCCGGCGCCGTTCCCTGACCAGACGCGCAGGCGCGCCGCCTTCGTGCGCATGCGTGGCCTGTTCGAGGCACTGCGGGCCCGGTATCCGGGCGTCGACACCCTGTCGATGGGCATGAGCGGCGACTTCGCCCTGGCCATCGCCGAAGGCGCGACGATGGTCCGGGTCGGCACGGCCCTGTTCGGCGAACGCCAGGCCTCCTGA
- the proC gene encoding pyrroline-5-carboxylate reductase, with protein sequence MNATASASTPPQVAFIGGGNMARSLIAGLVRQGVHGSAIHVAEPVEALRQALEQDFGVATFAGASDAVAHAPLWVLAVKPQVMREVCAGLADAARAQSPLVVSIAAGITAGQLDRWLGGGNVVVRAMPNTPALLGAGVTGLFANERVSATQRARAEQVLASAGRTVWIEDEALIDAVTAVSGSGPAYVFLLAEAMEAAALQQGLPADAARILVQDTLLGAARMLVEAGEAPAELRRRVTSPGGTTQAAIETFQAGGFEALAARAIEAATVRGRELSAAND encoded by the coding sequence ATGAACGCGACGGCATCGGCATCCACTCCACCGCAAGTGGCCTTCATCGGCGGCGGCAACATGGCCCGCAGCCTGATCGCCGGGCTGGTCCGCCAGGGCGTGCACGGCAGCGCCATCCACGTGGCCGAGCCGGTCGAGGCGCTGCGCCAGGCATTGGAGCAGGACTTCGGCGTGGCCACCTTCGCCGGGGCCAGCGACGCCGTTGCCCATGCGCCGCTGTGGGTGCTGGCGGTCAAGCCGCAGGTCATGCGCGAGGTCTGTGCCGGGCTGGCCGATGCAGCGCGCGCACAATCGCCGCTGGTCGTGTCCATTGCCGCCGGCATCACCGCCGGGCAGCTGGACCGCTGGCTGGGCGGCGGCAACGTGGTGGTCCGCGCCATGCCCAACACCCCTGCCCTGCTGGGCGCCGGCGTGACCGGCCTGTTCGCCAACGAACGGGTCAGCGCCACGCAGCGTGCGCGCGCCGAACAGGTACTGGCCAGCGCTGGCAGGACCGTGTGGATCGAGGACGAGGCACTGATCGATGCGGTGACCGCCGTGTCCGGCAGCGGCCCGGCCTATGTATTCCTGCTGGCCGAGGCGATGGAGGCGGCAGCCCTGCAACAGGGTCTTCCTGCCGACGCCGCGCGCATCCTGGTGCAGGACACCCTGCTCGGTGCCGCACGGATGCTGGTCGAGGCCGGCGAGGCACCGGCGGAGCTGCGCCGACGGGTCACTTCGCCGGGCGGCACCACGCAGGCGGCGATCGAGACCTTCCAGGCCGGCGGTTTCGAGGCGCTGGCCGCACGCGCCATCGAGGCGGCCACCGTGCGGGGCCGCGAACTGTCAGCGGCAAACGACTGA
- a CDS encoding DUF4426 domain-containing protein, with product MRRLLPRLALLTLASALAACTSSEAPRPATVIEAAPSYSDLGALRVHYNVLPTLAMNRAMAASYGVPQAADQALLVVALRHRVDGDELPADGTVRASAVDLSGRRQQIALRPVRTGEYTDHVGLVTVSRHDTLRFELQVQSAHGGGMARFQRSY from the coding sequence ATGCGACGCCTGCTGCCGCGCCTGGCACTCCTCACGCTGGCCAGCGCCCTGGCTGCCTGTACCAGCAGCGAGGCGCCGCGGCCGGCCACGGTGATCGAGGCCGCGCCCAGTTACAGCGACCTCGGTGCATTGCGTGTCCACTACAACGTGTTGCCGACCCTGGCGATGAACCGCGCCATGGCCGCCAGCTACGGTGTGCCACAGGCAGCCGACCAGGCGCTGCTGGTGGTGGCCCTGCGGCACCGCGTGGATGGCGATGAACTGCCTGCCGATGGGACGGTCAGGGCCAGCGCGGTGGACCTGTCAGGTCGCCGCCAGCAGATCGCCCTGCGCCCGGTGCGCACCGGCGAGTACACCGACCACGTGGGCCTGGTCACGGTGAGCCGCCACGACACCCTGCGCTTTGAACTGCAGGTGCAGTCGGCCCACGGCGGCGGCATGGCCAGGTTCCAGCGCAGCTACTGA